Proteins from one Candidatus Omnitrophota bacterium genomic window:
- a CDS encoding SPFH domain-containing protein, whose protein sequence is MENFYFLIIFAVIVFFMGIRIVRPTHRGLVERFGKYLRFASPGFNWIIPIVENMYQINITEQLVDAETQEIITNDNLNAKVDAQVYFKVKPDEQHVKNCQYNVGNYQWQIVNLARTTLRNIIGTMTLKSANSERGRINTELHTILGRETANWGLDIVRTELKEIDPPKDVQETMNKVVKAENEKIAAIDYATAAETVADGQKRAEIKKAEGIKQARILEAQGEAQAIQLVNEAAQKYFVGNAQVLRKLEAVEKALAHNSKIVVPANSELTNVIGDLAGVMPIK, encoded by the coding sequence ATGGAGAATTTTTATTTTTTGATCATTTTCGCCGTTATTGTTTTCTTCATGGGCATACGCATCGTGCGCCCGACGCATCGCGGTCTGGTGGAACGGTTCGGTAAATACCTGCGTTTTGCCTCTCCGGGTTTTAATTGGATCATCCCCATTGTTGAGAACATGTACCAGATCAACATCACCGAACAGCTGGTGGACGCGGAAACGCAGGAGATCATCACCAACGACAATCTGAATGCCAAGGTTGACGCGCAGGTGTATTTCAAGGTCAAGCCCGATGAACAGCATGTAAAAAACTGCCAGTACAATGTCGGCAATTATCAATGGCAGATCGTCAATCTGGCGCGTACGACCTTGCGCAATATCATCGGCACCATGACCCTTAAAAGCGCCAACAGCGAACGCGGCCGTATCAATACGGAATTGCACACCATTTTGGGGCGCGAGACCGCGAACTGGGGATTGGATATCGTGCGCACGGAATTAAAGGAAATTGATCCGCCCAAGGACGTGCAGGAAACCATGAATAAGGTGGTCAAGGCGGAGAACGAGAAGATCGCGGCCATTGATTATGCCACTGCCGCCGAGACCGTTGCCGACGGTCAAAAACGCGCCGAGATCAAGAAAGCCGAAGGCATCAAACAGGCCCGTATTTTGGAGGCCCAGGGCGAAGCCCAGGCCATCCAATTGGTCAATGAAGCGGCCCAGAAATATTTCGTGGGCAACGCGCAGGTGCTGCGTAAATTGGAAGCGGTTGAAAAGGCCCTGGCCCACAATAGCAAGATCGTGGTGCCTGCCAATTCAGAATTAACCAATGTCATCGGCGACCTGGCCGGTGTTATGCCGATCAAGTAG
- a CDS encoding leucyl aminopeptidase yields the protein MISFIPKAKFNKDAAVILLTAGQKHPRLKKELEKGEVFPILEGKRLSLFVGLGKTQKLSLTEVRVNTRKALLSPYIKSARTVEVVPHASDENTVKAIIDGISIGTYVWDKYKSRPKDDKTFKNKHIIIAVPESKALRQAVTICEGVRLTRDLINDNADTVTSQYLEKTVRGLIKGKKNASLQVLNEKELKRHGLNFHLAVNQGSRKEPKLIIVKYHGGPKGQPYTAIIGKGMTFDTGGLNLKSSNHIETMRIDMSGAGAVCGILKNVLALGIRKNLLFVLSIAENAIGSGAYKPGDVITGYAGKSVEIGNTDAEGRLVLADAFAYVVKNYKPATMIDMATLTGACVVALGFDYSGLFSNNDDLARSLVRASNDTDDRAWRLPVYPELKNYIKSPIADLKNTSSVRGAGACTAAEFLRQFTNDTPWAHLDIAGSAYVEGPCRMYYGHGATGAGVRLLTHYLLNS from the coding sequence GTGATCTCATTTATCCCCAAAGCAAAATTCAATAAAGACGCCGCGGTCATTTTGCTGACCGCCGGCCAAAAACATCCCCGTTTGAAAAAAGAACTGGAGAAAGGGGAAGTTTTCCCCATCCTGGAGGGCAAGAGGTTGTCCTTGTTCGTCGGTTTAGGCAAGACACAGAAATTGTCGTTGACCGAAGTGCGCGTCAATACCCGCAAGGCGCTGTTGTCGCCTTATATCAAATCCGCCAGGACCGTTGAAGTGGTGCCCCACGCCTCTGATGAGAACACGGTCAAGGCCATTATTGACGGCATCAGCATCGGCACCTATGTCTGGGACAAATACAAGAGTAGGCCCAAGGATGACAAGACCTTCAAAAATAAGCACATCATTATTGCTGTTCCTGAAAGCAAGGCGCTGCGCCAGGCCGTGACCATTTGCGAAGGCGTGCGCCTGACCCGTGATCTGATCAATGACAATGCCGATACCGTGACTTCCCAATATTTGGAAAAAACCGTCAGAGGGCTGATCAAGGGAAAGAAGAATGCGTCCCTGCAGGTCCTTAATGAAAAAGAACTCAAGCGCCACGGGTTGAATTTTCATCTGGCCGTCAACCAGGGCAGCCGCAAGGAGCCGAAACTCATCATTGTCAAATACCACGGCGGTCCTAAAGGTCAACCGTACACCGCCATCATCGGCAAGGGCATGACCTTTGACACCGGCGGTTTAAATCTCAAATCCAGCAATCATATTGAGACCATGAGGATCGACATGAGCGGCGCGGGCGCTGTGTGCGGTATCCTCAAAAACGTTTTGGCCTTGGGGATCAGGAAAAACCTTTTGTTCGTTTTGAGCATTGCCGAAAACGCCATCGGTTCCGGGGCGTACAAACCGGGGGATGTGATCACCGGTTATGCCGGCAAAAGCGTTGAGATCGGCAATACCGATGCCGAAGGCCGCCTGGTGCTGGCCGATGCTTTTGCTTATGTGGTCAAGAATTATAAACCGGCGACGATGATCGACATGGCCACCCTGACCGGCGCTTGTGTGGTGGCTTTGGGTTTTGATTATTCAGGTCTTTTTTCCAACAATGATGACCTGGCCCGTTCTCTGGTGCGGGCTTCCAATGATACGGATGACCGCGCCTGGCGCCTGCCTGTTTATCCGGAACTCAAAAATTATATCAAATCGCCCATCGCGGATCTGAAGAACACCAGTTCGGTGCGGGGCGCGGGCGCGTGCACGGCCGCGGAATTCCTCCGTCAATTCACCAATGACACGCCCTGGGCGCATCTGGACATTGCCGGCAGCGCCTACGTCGAGGGTCCCTGCCGGATGTATTACGGCCACGGGGCCACCGGCGCCGGGGTGCGGCTGTTGACGCATTATTTATTAAACAGTTAG
- a CDS encoding citrate synthase, whose amino-acid sequence MSERISLNIDGKKLDCPVIVGTEGEKAIDIAELRAATGYITMDPGFGNTGSCKSAITYLDGDKGVLRYRGIPIEQLAEKSTFVETAYLLIYGHLPTQKEVDVFSSAFNEHSMIHEDMKNFFNAFSSSAHPMAILSAMVCSMSAYYPTMIKENPNKGDIDRIAVQLLSKVRTISAFSYKKSIGEPFVYPRHDLKYVPNFLNMMFSSPTKSYQIVDEVVQALRVLLILHADHEQNCSTSTVRLVGSSHANLYASISAGICALWGPLHGGANQAVIEMLQDIHADGGGVDKYVARAKDKASGFRLMGFGHRVYKNFDPRARIIKEKADELLNKLGIHDPLLDIAKRLEEAALKDEYFISRKLYPNVDFYSGIILRAIGIPLRMFPVMFAIGRMPGWIAHWKEMIEDPATKIGRPSQIYTGEPKHDYVPLEKR is encoded by the coding sequence ATGTCTGAACGGATCTCTTTGAATATCGACGGGAAAAAGCTGGATTGCCCGGTCATTGTCGGCACCGAGGGTGAGAAAGCCATTGATATCGCCGAACTGCGCGCCGCCACCGGGTATATCACCATGGACCCGGGTTTCGGTAATACGGGCTCCTGCAAGAGCGCCATCACGTATCTGGACGGAGACAAAGGGGTCCTGCGTTACCGCGGCATTCCCATTGAACAATTGGCGGAAAAGTCCACCTTTGTGGAGACCGCCTACCTTTTGATCTACGGTCATTTGCCCACCCAGAAGGAAGTCGACGTTTTTTCCAGCGCTTTCAATGAACATTCCATGATCCATGAGGACATGAAGAATTTTTTCAACGCGTTCTCCTCGAGCGCGCACCCCATGGCCATCCTGTCGGCCATGGTCTGTTCCATGTCCGCGTATTACCCCACCATGATCAAGGAAAACCCCAACAAAGGGGACATTGACCGCATCGCGGTCCAGCTCTTGTCCAAGGTGCGCACCATTTCCGCTTTTTCCTATAAAAAGTCCATCGGCGAACCGTTCGTCTATCCGCGCCATGACCTGAAATATGTTCCCAACTTTCTGAACATGATGTTCTCTTCACCCACCAAATCTTATCAGATCGTTGATGAGGTCGTGCAGGCGCTTCGGGTCCTTTTGATCCTGCACGCCGACCATGAGCAGAATTGCTCCACATCAACGGTGCGTCTGGTGGGCTCTTCCCACGCAAATTTGTACGCGTCCATTTCCGCCGGCATCTGCGCTTTGTGGGGGCCTCTGCACGGCGGGGCCAACCAGGCGGTCATTGAAATGCTCCAGGACATCCATGCCGACGGCGGCGGGGTGGACAAATACGTGGCCAGGGCCAAGGACAAGGCCAGTGGTTTTCGGCTCATGGGTTTCGGCCACCGCGTGTACAAGAATTTTGATCCGCGCGCCAGGATCATCAAAGAAAAGGCCGACGAACTTCTCAATAAACTCGGCATCCATGATCCGCTTTTGGACATCGCCAAACGCCTGGAAGAGGCCGCGCTCAAAGATGAATATTTTATTTCGCGCAAGCTTTATCCGAACGTGGATTTTTACAGCGGCATCATTTTGCGGGCCATCGGCATACCGCTTAGGATGTTCCCGGTCATGTTCGCCATCGGCCGCATGCCCGGCTGGATCGCGCATTGGAAAGAAATGATCGAAGACCCCGCCACCAAGATCGGCCGTCCGTCCCAGATCTACACCGGCGAGCCCAAGCATGATTATGTGCCGCTAGAGAAAAGATAA
- a CDS encoding GTP-binding protein: MNTQREQMNVVIVGHVDHGKSTLVGRLLADTGSLPEGKVEAVKKQCERNAKPFEYAFLLDALKDEQAQGITIDTARSFFKSAKRDYIIIDAPGHIEFLKNMISGAARAEAALLVIDAHEGIKENSRRHGYVMRFLGIKNVAVCVNKMDLVQYDQKVFEQIKADYTKFLHEIDLKPQSFIPIAAFHGDNVAVASKNMPWYRGPNILEVLDSFPKQAPLHTQVFRMPVQDIYKFTEEGDKRRIIAGRVESGTVRAGDEVVFWPSGKKNRVRSVEYFNGPVRQEAFAGQSAGLTMDTEFYIRPGEVMVKASEKLPQVSQKFKANVFWMGKQPLVQGKVYKLKIASQQVPVVVSQILHVLNAAELVSSQKSYVDRHEVGECVFEAMKPVAFDLANDIAATGRFVLVDQYEIAGGGIILAPVFDSDSSLKEHIRKREYGWERSQITPDDRARKYGHKSAFILITGKVDAGKQRIAKDLEEKLSNLGKFVYFLGVSNQLALASQDSKDKVLGKFEHLQQLGELAHLMTDAGLVLITSITDIDDHELGLLKTLNYPNRTFVVNVGENRFNASDIDLDLVENEDSGQAVKKIVDLLVKAVVLDPEYMI, from the coding sequence ATGAATACTCAACGTGAACAGATGAATGTGGTGATCGTTGGCCACGTGGACCACGGCAAAAGCACGCTGGTCGGCCGTCTTTTGGCCGATACCGGTTCCTTGCCCGAGGGTAAGGTGGAAGCGGTCAAAAAGCAATGCGAACGCAATGCCAAGCCCTTTGAGTATGCCTTTTTGCTCGACGCGCTCAAAGACGAGCAGGCCCAGGGCATCACCATTGACACGGCCCGCAGTTTTTTCAAGTCCGCCAAGCGTGATTACATCATCATTGACGCGCCGGGTCATATCGAGTTCTTAAAAAATATGATCAGCGGAGCGGCCCGCGCCGAAGCGGCCTTGTTGGTCATCGATGCCCATGAAGGCATTAAGGAAAATTCCAGGCGTCATGGCTATGTGATGCGTTTTTTGGGGATCAAGAATGTGGCCGTGTGCGTCAACAAAATGGACCTGGTCCAGTATGACCAAAAGGTCTTTGAACAGATCAAGGCCGATTACACCAAATTCCTCCACGAAATCGACCTGAAGCCCCAGAGTTTCATTCCTATCGCGGCTTTTCACGGCGACAATGTGGCCGTTGCCTCAAAGAACATGCCGTGGTATAGGGGGCCGAATATTCTGGAAGTTCTGGATAGTTTTCCAAAACAGGCCCCTTTGCACACGCAGGTGTTCCGCATGCCGGTCCAGGATATTTATAAGTTCACCGAAGAGGGGGACAAGCGGCGTATCATTGCCGGACGCGTCGAGTCCGGGACCGTGCGGGCGGGAGATGAGGTGGTCTTTTGGCCGTCGGGAAAAAAGAACCGCGTCAGATCCGTGGAATATTTTAACGGTCCTGTCCGTCAGGAGGCCTTTGCCGGACAGTCCGCGGGTCTGACCATGGACACCGAGTTTTACATACGTCCCGGCGAGGTCATGGTCAAGGCGTCGGAAAAATTGCCGCAGGTCAGCCAGAAATTCAAGGCCAATGTGTTCTGGATGGGCAAACAGCCGCTGGTGCAGGGCAAGGTCTATAAGTTAAAGATCGCCAGCCAGCAAGTGCCGGTAGTTGTTTCGCAGATCCTCCATGTCCTTAACGCCGCGGAATTGGTCTCCAGCCAGAAATCTTATGTGGACCGTCACGAGGTCGGGGAATGCGTTTTTGAGGCCATGAAACCCGTGGCCTTTGACCTTGCCAATGACATCGCGGCCACAGGCCGTTTTGTGCTCGTGGACCAATACGAGATCGCCGGAGGCGGCATCATTCTGGCTCCTGTTTTTGACAGTGATTCTTCATTGAAAGAACACATCCGCAAGCGCGAGTATGGGTGGGAGCGCAGTCAGATAACACCGGATGACCGCGCCCGGAAATACGGACATAAAAGCGCGTTCATCCTCATTACCGGTAAGGTTGATGCCGGTAAACAACGCATTGCCAAGGACCTTGAGGAAAAGCTGTCCAATTTAGGCAAGTTTGTATATTTTCTCGGCGTTTCCAACCAGCTGGCTTTGGCTTCCCAGGACTCCAAAGATAAGGTTTTGGGTAAGTTTGAACATTTGCAGCAATTGGGGGAATTGGCCCATTTGATGACGGACGCGGGGCTGGTCCTCATCACCAGCATTACGGACATTGATGATCATGAATTGGGGTTGCTCAAAACGCTCAATTATCCTAACCGCACCTTTGTGGTCAATGTCGGGGAAAACCGTTTTAACGCGTCTGATATCGATCTGGATCTCGTTGAGAACGAGGACAGCGGCCAGGCCGTCAAGAAGATCGTGGACCTTTTAGTCAAAGCGGTTGTCTTGGACCCCGAATATATGATATGA
- the cysD gene encoding sulfate adenylyltransferase subunit CysD, whose translation MDKLDALESQSVYILREAYREFKSLVMLWSIGKDSTVLLWLARKAFFGHVPFPLVHIDTNYKIPEMIQYRDELAMKFKLNMIVGQNTEALKAKKTFPDGAIDRIACCKALKTDALKNTLSGAWPRKRLNHKTGQYETDTNIEPYTGVIVGARADEEGSRSKERYFSPRDRNSDWDVGDQPPELWNQFKTDFAPGTHIRVHPLLDWTELNIWEYIERENVPITKLYFDQGDGKRYRSLGCYPCSFPVDSKAKNVADIVKELREGKFKNIAERSGRAQDKEDNGGLETLRREGYM comes from the coding sequence ATAGACAAACTGGACGCTTTGGAATCGCAGAGCGTGTATATTTTGCGCGAGGCGTATCGCGAGTTCAAGTCGCTGGTCATGCTCTGGTCCATCGGCAAGGACTCGACCGTGCTTTTGTGGCTGGCGCGCAAGGCCTTCTTTGGCCACGTGCCCTTTCCGCTGGTGCACATTGATACCAATTACAAGATCCCGGAAATGATCCAGTACCGCGATGAACTGGCCATGAAGTTCAAGTTGAACATGATCGTAGGCCAGAACACCGAAGCGCTCAAAGCCAAAAAGACATTTCCCGACGGCGCCATTGACCGCATCGCCTGCTGCAAGGCCCTGAAGACCGACGCGCTTAAAAACACGCTTTCCGGTGCCTGGCCGCGCAAACGGCTCAACCATAAGACCGGCCAATATGAAACAGATACTAACATTGAACCCTATACCGGTGTCATCGTGGGCGCGCGGGCGGACGAGGAGGGGAGCCGTTCCAAAGAACGCTATTTTTCTCCCCGCGACCGCAACAGCGACTGGGACGTGGGAGACCAGCCGCCGGAATTGTGGAACCAGTTCAAGACCGATTTCGCGCCGGGCACGCATATCCGTGTGCATCCTTTGCTGGACTGGACGGAATTGAATATTTGGGAATACATTGAGCGGGAAAATGTTCCCATCACCAAATTGTATTTTGACCAGGGTGATGGCAAACGCTACAGATCGCTGGGGTGCTATCCATGCTCGTTCCCCGTGGATTCCAAGGCCAAGAACGTGGCGGATATTGTCAAAGAGTTAAGGGAAGGCAAGTTCAAGAACATCGCCGAGCGCTCCGGCCGCGCCCAGGACAAGGAAGACAACGGCGGTTTGGAAACCTTACGGCGAGAAGGATACATGTAA
- a CDS encoding phosphoadenylyl-sulfate reductase — protein MTFKEKIPELISATKGLDAQGIIQWAFKTFGNRVVFATSLGEEDQVITDMIARVAPGIEIFTLDTGRLYQETYDLLAKTQKRYSQVTFKIYYPDTKAVEEMVAAKGINLFYESVENRKTCCGVRKVEPLRRALSNADAWITGLRRSQSLTRSEATIFEWDEVNGKIKINPLVDWSLDQVRDYIKKNKVDVNPLHAKGFVSISCAPCTRAIKPGEDIRAGRWWWEQPEQKECGLHKK, from the coding sequence ATGACATTTAAAGAGAAAATACCGGAATTGATCAGCGCGACCAAGGGTCTTGATGCCCAGGGGATCATTCAATGGGCATTCAAGACCTTTGGCAACAGGGTTGTTTTTGCCACCAGTTTGGGTGAGGAAGACCAGGTCATTACGGACATGATCGCCCGCGTGGCGCCGGGCATTGAAATATTTACCCTGGACACCGGCCGTCTCTATCAGGAAACCTATGACCTTTTAGCCAAGACGCAAAAAAGGTACAGTCAGGTGACGTTCAAGATCTATTATCCAGATACCAAGGCCGTTGAAGAAATGGTTGCGGCCAAGGGCATCAATTTATTTTACGAAAGCGTTGAGAACCGCAAGACATGCTGCGGGGTGCGCAAGGTGGAGCCCCTGCGCCGGGCTTTGTCCAACGCGGATGCCTGGATCACGGGCCTGCGGCGTTCGCAATCCCTGACCCGGTCGGAAGCCACGATCTTCGAGTGGGACGAGGTCAATGGGAAAATAAAGATCAATCCGCTTGTTGATTGGTCTTTGGACCAGGTGCGCGATTACATTAAAAAGAACAAGGTGGACGTCAATCCTTTGCATGCCAAAGGTTTTGTCAGCATCAGCTGTGCGCCCTGCACCCGGGCCATCAAACCCGGCGAAGATATCCGTGCCGGCCGCTGGTGGTGGGAACAGCCGGAACAGAAGGAATGCGGTTTGCACAAGAAATAA
- a CDS encoding Rrf2 family transcriptional regulator — MKISAKIDYACRAILELALHWPVTTPLQAQKIAKRQKVPMKFLVHILIDLKESGYVDSIRGKNGGYVLLKKPADVKLSDIVRHFGGLGFSEAVPKTKGHVMDAMWQEVQTSVNHALEGINFEDIRNKHMSQSKTVSYDI, encoded by the coding sequence ATGAAGATCTCCGCTAAAATAGATTATGCCTGCCGCGCCATTCTGGAACTGGCCTTGCATTGGCCGGTCACCACACCTTTGCAGGCCCAAAAGATCGCCAAGCGTCAGAAGGTCCCCATGAAATTTCTGGTGCACATTTTGATCGATTTGAAAGAGTCAGGGTATGTGGACAGCATCCGAGGTAAAAACGGTGGTTATGTTTTGCTTAAAAAGCCCGCTGATGTTAAATTGAGCGATATCGTCAGGCATTTTGGCGGTCTTGGTTTTTCAGAAGCCGTGCCCAAAACTAAAGGGCATGTGATGGATGCCATGTGGCAGGAGGTGCAGACATCTGTGAACCATGCCCTGGAAGGCATCAATTTTGAGGACATACGTAACAAGCACATGAGCCAATCAAAAACGGTGAGTTATGACATTTAA
- a CDS encoding DUF2061 domain-containing protein codes for MKNNLIVRDKKWRSMAKAASWRMTGTMDTILISWLITHKLHIALSIGFVELFTKLVLYYFHERAWEHVKIGRVMADYEI; via the coding sequence ATGAAAAATAACCTTATCGTCAGAGACAAGAAATGGCGAAGCATGGCCAAAGCCGCTTCCTGGCGCATGACCGGGACCATGGATACCATCCTGATCTCCTGGCTCATCACGCATAAATTACACATCGCCCTTTCCATTGGATTCGTGGAGCTTTTTACGAAATTGGTCCTGTATTATTTTCATGAACGGGCCTGGGAGCATGTTAAAATAGGGCGTGTTATGGCGGATTATGAAATTTAA
- the mutY gene encoding A/G-specific adenine glycosylase, which translates to MLKTDSGKIFARDLTRWYQKHQRSLPWRDSRDPYHIWASEIMLQQTTVNAVIPYYERWLKTFPTVFDLARADIHDVLKAWQGLGYYARAKNFHKAAGLVVDDHGGKLPADPVVVRSLPGFGPYTTGSVLSIAYDARLPIIDANVRRVVMRLLALPGEADTQQDKKVTAFLEKVLPRKGVGDFNQALMELGALVCRSKEPLCLLCPVRPYCSAYTKGKQEIIPKPKQKIIKDIETVIAVIRHKGKFFIQKRPSKGLLADLWEFPGGKLEKGESAREALSREIQEELGIKIVDARHLFDVRHFYTTFRVKLSVWAAETASLPGTDQTHRWVLSRDFVQYPMPSGTVKVIEKLMSKNS; encoded by the coding sequence ATGCTTAAAACCGACAGTGGGAAAATATTTGCCCGTGATTTGACGCGCTGGTATCAGAAACACCAGCGCTCCCTGCCGTGGCGCGATAGCCGTGACCCTTATCACATCTGGGCTTCCGAGATCATGCTCCAGCAGACCACGGTCAATGCCGTTATTCCCTATTATGAACGCTGGCTGAAGACCTTTCCGACCGTATTTGATCTGGCCCGGGCCGACATCCACGATGTCCTGAAAGCGTGGCAGGGGCTTGGATATTACGCGCGGGCCAAGAATTTCCATAAGGCGGCAGGGCTTGTCGTGGACGATCATGGAGGGAAGCTGCCGGCTGACCCTGTCGTGGTGCGTTCCTTGCCCGGGTTCGGTCCGTATACGACCGGGTCGGTTTTAAGCATTGCCTATGACGCGCGCCTGCCCATCATTGATGCCAATGTCCGCCGGGTAGTGATGCGGCTTTTGGCTTTGCCCGGTGAGGCGGACACGCAACAGGATAAAAAAGTTACCGCGTTCTTAGAAAAAGTTTTGCCCCGCAAGGGTGTCGGTGATTTTAACCAGGCGCTGATGGAATTGGGCGCCTTGGTGTGCCGGTCCAAAGAGCCCTTGTGTCTTTTATGTCCGGTGCGCCCGTATTGCTCAGCTTATACCAAAGGCAAACAGGAGATCATCCCCAAGCCAAAACAAAAGATCATCAAGGACATTGAAACGGTGATCGCGGTCATTCGTCACAAGGGCAAATTTTTTATCCAGAAACGGCCGTCCAAAGGACTGCTCGCAGACTTGTGGGAATTCCCCGGGGGTAAGTTGGAAAAAGGGGAGAGCGCGCGGGAAGCCCTTAGCCGGGAAATACAAGAGGAGTTGGGAATTAAAATTGTAGATGCCCGGCATCTTTTTGACGTGCGGCATTTTTATACGACCTTCCGGGTGAAATTGTCCGTATGGGCGGCTGAAACAGCATCTTTACCCGGAACTGATCAGACCCATCGGTGGGTTTTGTCCCGCGATTTTGTTCAATACCCCATGCCTTCAGGCACGGTCAAGGTGATAGAGAAGCTGATGTCAAAAAATAGTTGA
- a CDS encoding CbiX/SirB N-terminal domain-containing protein translates to MKAILLVSHGSRSAKTKQEVSALVETLRKRVKTDIFEFAFLELESPSIPEGIDICVNKGADQVTVLLNFLNSGRHVDTDIPVLVHEAENKYPRVRFLIITPVGQHPVIADLFADLINHA, encoded by the coding sequence ATGAAAGCGATCCTATTAGTCAGCCACGGCAGCCGCTCGGCGAAGACAAAACAAGAGGTGTCCGCGCTCGTTGAGACCTTAAGAAAACGCGTCAAAACGGATATTTTTGAATTTGCTTTTCTGGAACTGGAATCCCCAAGTATCCCGGAAGGCATAGACATTTGTGTCAACAAGGGAGCGGATCAGGTCACTGTTTTATTAAATTTTCTCAATTCCGGCCGGCATGTGGATACGGACATCCCCGTCCTTGTCCATGAAGCTGAAAACAAATACCCGCGCGTGCGTTTTTTGATCATAACCCCCGTTGGTCAGCATCCCGTGATCGCCGACCTTTTTGCAGACCTCATCAACCATGCTTAA